The Mycolicibacterium flavescens genome has a segment encoding these proteins:
- the ybhF gene encoding ABC-type multidrug transport system, ATPase component: MMTSSADELLEQRVSPAVEIRNLRVIRGNRLAIDDVTVSVAPGTITGLLGPSGCGKTTLMRSVVGTQIISSGTVTVLGKPAGSAGLRHRVGYVTQNPTIYDDLRVIDNVRYFASLYGTGADSADDAVTAVGLNDHRTALGANLSGGQRTRVSLACALVSHPDLLVLDEPTVGLDPVLRVELWAHFQQLSRQGTTLLVSSHVMDEADHCGDLLLMREGRVLAHTTPSKLREDTRCQSLEEAFLSVIKRSTAASAAGAD, from the coding sequence ATGATGACTTCATCGGCTGATGAATTACTCGAGCAGCGTGTTTCTCCGGCCGTTGAGATCAGGAACCTGCGGGTCATCCGCGGTAATCGCCTGGCAATCGATGACGTCACGGTGTCCGTCGCCCCCGGCACGATCACGGGCCTGCTCGGACCATCCGGCTGCGGCAAGACGACGCTGATGCGAAGCGTTGTCGGCACCCAGATCATCAGTTCCGGCACGGTGACGGTGCTAGGGAAACCGGCCGGCTCGGCCGGCCTACGCCACCGCGTCGGCTATGTCACCCAGAACCCCACGATCTACGACGACCTACGGGTCATCGACAACGTCCGCTACTTCGCATCGCTGTACGGCACCGGCGCCGACTCCGCCGACGACGCCGTAACCGCCGTAGGGCTCAACGACCACAGAACAGCGTTGGGGGCCAACCTTTCCGGAGGCCAACGTACGCGGGTCTCGCTGGCGTGTGCGTTGGTCTCGCATCCCGATCTGCTGGTGCTCGACGAACCCACCGTGGGACTCGATCCCGTTCTGCGCGTGGAGCTGTGGGCCCATTTTCAGCAGCTGTCCCGCCAAGGGACCACTCTCCTGGTCTCCAGCCATGTGATGGACGAGGCCGACCACTGCGGCGACCTGCTGCTCATGCGTGAAGGCCGGGTGCTCGCCCACACCACGCCCTCGAAACTACGAGAGGACACGAGATGTCAGTCACTGGAGGAGGCGTTTCTCTCCGTCATCAAGCGCAGCACCGCAGCCAGCGCAGCCGGAGCCGACTGA
- the ybhR gene encoding ABC transporter efflux protein, DrrB family, with protein MILIVPSAVIALMYFMFQNSPHPPGAPSPFNTACLIMLGLFPLVVMFLITSITMQRERVSGTLERILTTPLRRLDLLAAYGTAFSLAAAAQATIACVVSYAFFGLHTEGSPVWVFTIAIINAVLGVGLGLLCSAFARTEFQAVQFMPVVIVPQLLLSGIIVPRAVLPEWLQWISNVMPASYALEALQQVGAYAEPTFTVVRDVAVVIGFAVVSLCLAAATLRRRTP; from the coding sequence ATGATCTTGATCGTGCCGAGCGCGGTCATCGCCCTGATGTACTTCATGTTTCAGAATTCCCCGCACCCGCCCGGCGCACCGAGTCCGTTCAACACCGCCTGCCTGATCATGCTCGGTCTGTTCCCCCTGGTGGTGATGTTTCTGATCACATCGATAACGATGCAGCGGGAACGGGTTTCGGGCACGTTGGAGCGGATCCTGACCACTCCCCTGCGCAGGCTCGACCTGCTCGCGGCGTACGGCACCGCGTTCTCGCTTGCCGCCGCAGCTCAGGCGACGATCGCGTGCGTCGTGTCCTACGCGTTCTTCGGCCTGCACACCGAAGGCAGCCCGGTGTGGGTCTTCACGATCGCGATCATCAACGCCGTCCTCGGAGTCGGGTTGGGATTGTTGTGTAGCGCGTTCGCGCGCACCGAATTTCAGGCCGTGCAGTTCATGCCCGTGGTGATCGTCCCCCAACTTCTGCTGAGCGGGATCATCGTGCCGCGCGCCGTGCTGCCGGAGTGGCTGCAGTGGATCAGCAACGTGATGCCGGCAAGTTACGCTCTGGAGGCGCTGCAACAGGTCGGGGCATACGCAGAGCCGACCTTCACCGTGGTGCGCGACGTCGCGGTCGTCATCGGCTTCGCGGTCGTCTCCCTCTGCCTGGCCGCGGCCACGCTACGACGAAGGACACCGTGA
- a CDS encoding transcriptional regulator has protein sequence MTTLTTNAERKRPGRPPGPSDTRERILNSARELFARNGIDKTSIRAIAAAAGVDPALVHHYFGTKTQLFAAAIHIPIDPMQVIGPLQQVPVEEIGRTLPSLLLPLWDSELGKGFIATLRSIIAGNDTSLVRSFLQEVIAREVGSRVDDPPGSGPVRVQFVASQLVGVVMARYILELEPFKSLPVDQIVDTIAPNLQRYLTGELPGFT, from the coding sequence GTGACTACGTTGACCACCAACGCCGAACGTAAACGGCCGGGACGCCCACCCGGGCCGTCCGATACCCGTGAACGGATCCTGAACAGTGCGCGGGAGTTGTTCGCGCGCAATGGTATCGACAAGACCTCGATCCGCGCGATCGCCGCGGCGGCGGGCGTCGACCCCGCGCTGGTACATCACTACTTCGGAACCAAGACCCAGCTGTTCGCCGCGGCGATTCACATTCCGATCGATCCCATGCAGGTCATCGGCCCGCTGCAGCAAGTCCCCGTCGAGGAGATCGGCCGCACGCTGCCGTCCCTTCTGCTGCCGCTGTGGGATTCGGAACTGGGTAAGGGTTTCATCGCGACGTTGCGGTCGATCATCGCCGGCAACGACACCTCGTTGGTGCGGTCCTTCCTGCAGGAGGTGATCGCCAGAGAAGTCGGTTCGCGCGTCGACGATCCCCCGGGCAGCGGACCGGTCCGCGTGCAGTTCGTCGCCTCGCAACTGGTGGGCGTGGTGATGGCCCGCTACATCCTCGAACTCGAGCCGTTCAAATCGCTGCCGGTGGACCAGATCGTCGACACCATTGCCCCGAATCTGCAGCGCTACCTCACCGGAGAGCTACCCGGGTTCACCTGA
- a CDS encoding Trm112p-like protein, whose translation MALDEKLLDILVCPQDRGSLLLIGDEFLYNPRLRRAYRIDDGIPVLLIDEAVDITDDAEHQRMLDRASGEPG comes from the coding sequence GTGGCCCTCGACGAGAAACTGCTCGACATCCTGGTATGCCCGCAGGACCGGGGCTCCTTGCTGCTCATCGGCGACGAATTCCTCTACAACCCGCGGCTGCGCCGGGCGTATCGCATCGACGACGGCATCCCGGTGCTGCTGATCGACGAGGCCGTCGACATCACCGATGACGCCGAGCATCAGCGGATGCTGGATCGCGCATCAGGTGAACCCGGGTAG
- a CDS encoding poly(3-hydroxyalkanoate) synthetase translates to MDLSAITNPVGRLVATAQNGLEVLRYGGLETGAVPSPFQIIQSVPMYRLRRYFPPDTRPGSKQPGPPVLMVHPMMMSADMWDVTRDDGAVGILHNAGIDPWVIDFGSPDKVEGGMERTLADHVVALSEAIDTVKEVTGRDVHLAGYSQGGMFAYQVAAYRRSKDLASIIAFGSPVDTLAALPMNLPASVAPAAADFMADHVFSRIDIPGWLARTGFQMLDPIKTAQSRLDFLRQLHDREALLPREQQRRFLASDGWIAWSGPAIAELLKQFIAHNRMMSGGFSIHGDLVTLSDIECPVLAVVGEVDDIGQPASVRGIKRAAPKADVYEFLIRAGHFGLVVGSKASSQTWPAVAQWVKWLDGTGERPEGVNPMALQQAEPNETGVSISSRLAHGTAAATEMAWTLARSAADAVVSANKSARALAVETARTLPRLARLGQINEHTRISFGRIMSEQARDFPRGDCLLFDGRVHTYEAVDRRINNVVRGLIEVGVRQGTRVGVLMETRPSALVAIAALSRLGAVAVLMPPDVDLPTAARLGSVSDIITDPSNLEAARRLDMRVLVLGGGEARDLDVPEDSDVIDMEKIDPEAVDLPGWYRPNPGLARDLAFIGFSSISGDLVARQITNARWAISAFGTASAANLSRSDTVYCLTPLHHQSALLVAIGGATVGGSRIALSRSLRPDRFLNELRQYGVTVVSYTWAMLRDVIDDPSFALHGSHPVRLFIGSGMPTGLWKRVVEIFQPAHVVEFFATTDGQAVLANVSGAKIGSKGRPLPGARELALAAYDPAEDLILEDDQGFVRRAETNEVGVLLARPRGPVDPTAPIKRGVFAPADTWVSTEYLFRRDDDGDYWLVDSRGLVIQTDRGCVYSSTVNDAVGCLGAVDLAVTYGVQANGRQLAITALELQPGGSIPSADLTEALANLAVGEPPDIVHVVPGMALSASYRPLVSPLQAEGVPKPSRNAWYLDPDTNRYKRLTVAVRSEIAEGQ, encoded by the coding sequence GTGGATCTGTCGGCGATAACGAACCCGGTCGGACGGCTGGTGGCGACCGCCCAGAACGGGCTGGAGGTGCTGCGGTACGGCGGCCTGGAGACCGGCGCCGTACCCTCGCCGTTCCAGATCATCCAGAGCGTGCCGATGTACCGGTTGCGGCGCTATTTCCCGCCTGACACCAGGCCGGGATCCAAGCAACCCGGCCCGCCCGTGCTGATGGTGCACCCGATGATGATGTCCGCCGATATGTGGGACGTCACCCGCGACGACGGCGCCGTCGGCATCCTGCACAACGCGGGCATCGACCCGTGGGTCATCGACTTCGGCTCGCCCGACAAGGTCGAAGGCGGTATGGAGCGCACGCTGGCCGACCACGTCGTCGCGCTCAGCGAGGCCATCGACACCGTCAAAGAGGTCACGGGGCGCGACGTGCATCTGGCCGGCTACTCGCAGGGCGGAATGTTCGCCTACCAGGTCGCGGCCTACCGCCGGTCGAAGGATCTGGCGAGCATCATCGCATTCGGCTCGCCGGTCGACACCTTGGCCGCGCTGCCGATGAACCTGCCCGCCAGTGTCGCGCCCGCGGCCGCCGATTTCATGGCCGACCACGTGTTCAGCCGGATCGACATCCCGGGCTGGCTGGCCCGCACCGGCTTCCAGATGCTCGACCCGATCAAGACCGCCCAGTCGCGCCTCGACTTCCTGCGTCAGCTACACGATCGCGAGGCCCTGTTGCCCCGCGAGCAGCAACGCCGGTTCCTGGCCTCCGATGGCTGGATCGCGTGGTCGGGCCCCGCCATCGCCGAGCTGCTGAAACAGTTCATCGCGCACAACCGGATGATGAGCGGCGGCTTCTCGATTCACGGTGACCTGGTCACGCTGTCGGATATCGAGTGCCCGGTGCTGGCCGTGGTCGGCGAAGTCGACGACATCGGCCAGCCGGCTTCGGTGCGCGGTATCAAGCGCGCCGCCCCGAAAGCCGATGTCTACGAATTCCTCATTCGCGCAGGCCATTTCGGGCTTGTCGTCGGATCGAAGGCATCCAGCCAGACGTGGCCGGCGGTGGCGCAGTGGGTCAAGTGGCTCGACGGCACCGGCGAGCGGCCCGAAGGCGTCAACCCGATGGCCCTGCAGCAAGCCGAACCCAACGAGACCGGCGTCTCGATCAGCTCACGCCTGGCGCACGGCACCGCCGCGGCGACCGAGATGGCTTGGACCCTGGCCCGCTCGGCTGCCGATGCCGTGGTGAGCGCCAACAAGTCGGCCAGAGCACTGGCCGTCGAGACGGCGCGCACGCTGCCGCGCCTGGCTCGGCTCGGCCAGATCAACGAGCACACCCGAATCTCGTTCGGCCGCATCATGTCCGAACAGGCCCGCGACTTCCCGCGCGGTGACTGCCTGCTGTTCGACGGCCGAGTCCACACCTATGAAGCAGTGGACCGGCGCATCAACAACGTCGTCCGAGGCCTCATCGAGGTCGGGGTACGCCAAGGCACGCGCGTCGGCGTCCTGATGGAAACTAGGCCCAGCGCACTGGTGGCGATCGCCGCGCTCTCGCGACTGGGCGCGGTGGCGGTGCTCATGCCGCCGGACGTCGATCTGCCCACCGCTGCCCGGCTCGGCTCGGTGTCCGACATCATCACCGACCCCAGCAACCTCGAAGCCGCCCGGCGACTCGATATGCGTGTGCTGGTGCTCGGCGGCGGTGAGGCCCGCGACCTCGACGTTCCCGAGGACAGCGACGTCATCGACATGGAGAAGATCGATCCGGAAGCGGTCGACCTGCCCGGGTGGTACCGGCCGAACCCCGGTCTGGCCCGCGACCTGGCCTTCATCGGTTTCAGCTCGATCAGCGGCGACCTGGTCGCTCGTCAGATCACCAACGCTCGGTGGGCGATCTCGGCGTTCGGCACCGCGTCGGCGGCCAATCTCAGCCGCAGCGACACGGTCTACTGCCTGACGCCGCTACACCACCAGTCCGCCCTGTTGGTGGCGATCGGCGGCGCCACCGTCGGCGGCTCGCGGATCGCGCTGTCGCGCAGCCTGCGACCGGACCGGTTCCTCAACGAGCTTCGCCAGTACGGCGTCACGGTCGTCAGCTACACGTGGGCGATGCTGCGCGACGTCATCGACGACCCGTCGTTCGCGCTGCACGGCAGCCACCCGGTACGGCTGTTCATCGGTTCGGGCATGCCGACCGGACTGTGGAAGCGTGTGGTTGAGATCTTCCAACCCGCCCATGTCGTCGAGTTCTTCGCGACCACCGACGGACAAGCCGTGCTGGCCAACGTGTCCGGCGCGAAGATCGGCAGCAAGGGCCGCCCGCTGCCGGGTGCACGCGAACTCGCGCTGGCGGCCTACGACCCCGCCGAGGACCTGATCCTGGAGGACGACCAGGGCTTCGTCCGCCGCGCCGAGACCAACGAAGTCGGTGTGCTGCTCGCCCGGCCACGCGGGCCGGTCGACCCGACCGCCCCGATCAAGCGGGGCGTTTTCGCCCCGGCCGACACCTGGGTGTCCACGGAGTACCTGTTCCGTCGCGACGACGATGGCGACTACTGGCTTGTCGACAGCCGCGGACTGGTCATCCAGACCGACCGTGGCTGCGTCTACTCATCGACCGTCAACGATGCGGTCGGCTGCCTCGGCGCGGTCGACCTCGCGGTCACCTACGGGGTGCAAGCCAACGGGCGCCAGCTGGCCATCACGGCGTTGGAGTTGCAGCCCGGCGGCAGCATTCCGTCTGCCGACCTGACCGAGGCCCTCGCGAACCTGGCCGTCGGCGAACCACCCGACATCGTCCATGTGGTGCCGGGGATGGCGCTCAGCGCGTCCTACCGGCCGCTGGTCAGCCCGCTGCAAGCGGAGGGCGTTCCGAAGCCGTCGCGTAACGCGTGGTACCTCGACCCCGATACGAATCGGTACAAGCGGCTGACCGTGGCGGTCCGCTCCGAGATCGCCGAAGGCCAGTAG
- the yjjK_2 gene encoding ABC transporter ATPase: MANLINVERATVGYGTRTLLDAVSLGIDDGDAIGVVGRNGDGKTTLLQILTLTREPDSGRVTHTSGLSVGYLRQSDDFAADSTVRDVIVGGRPDHVWAAEPETRDVVLHLLADVSLDSAVGRLSGGERRRVALAAVLIAGHDVLVLDEPTNHLDVEVIGWLAAHLNWRLAKALVVVSHDRWFLDAVCTRTWEVHASSGKGKVDGYEGGYAAYVLARAERMRLAAGAEARRQNLMRKELAWLRRGPPARTSKPKFRIQAANELIANEPPPRDSLVLQRFATTRLGKDVFDLHRVRLEMGDTVVLDQVDWSIGPGARIGLVGVNGTGKTSVLRLLAGELAPTAGTIKRGATLRIGYLSQALAELDGADRVLDAVEDRRRITQLAGGGEISADTLLRDFGFTGDKLMTRVSELSGGERRRLQFLRLLLDEPNVLLLDEPTNDLDIDTLTVIEDYLDGWPGTLIAVTHDRYFLERVSDVTYALTGGGRCELLPGGIEQYLADRASAASPAPASTASAATAGSQGETASARERRTGKEMARIEGQLEKLESRIAALHESMAEAAADHVRLGELNAELQELLNRKESLEEAWLAAADG, from the coding sequence ATGGCGAACCTGATCAATGTCGAGCGCGCGACCGTCGGCTACGGCACCCGCACGCTTCTCGATGCGGTCAGCCTGGGCATCGACGACGGCGACGCGATCGGCGTGGTCGGGCGCAACGGCGACGGTAAGACCACGCTGCTGCAGATCTTGACGCTCACCCGCGAGCCGGATTCGGGCCGGGTGACCCACACCTCGGGGTTGTCGGTGGGCTATCTGCGGCAGAGTGACGACTTCGCCGCCGACTCCACCGTGCGCGACGTGATCGTCGGTGGCCGTCCCGATCACGTCTGGGCGGCCGAACCCGAGACCCGCGACGTCGTCTTGCATCTATTGGCCGACGTCTCTCTCGACAGTGCGGTCGGCCGGCTCTCCGGCGGCGAGCGGCGCCGGGTGGCGCTGGCAGCGGTGCTGATCGCCGGTCATGACGTCCTCGTGCTCGACGAGCCGACCAACCACCTCGACGTCGAGGTGATCGGCTGGCTGGCCGCACACCTCAATTGGCGCCTGGCCAAGGCACTGGTGGTGGTGAGCCACGACCGCTGGTTCCTCGACGCGGTGTGCACAAGGACGTGGGAGGTGCATGCCAGCAGCGGAAAAGGGAAGGTAGACGGCTACGAGGGCGGTTACGCGGCCTACGTGCTCGCGCGGGCAGAGCGGATGCGGCTGGCGGCCGGTGCCGAGGCGCGCAGGCAGAACCTCATGCGCAAGGAGCTGGCATGGCTGCGGCGCGGACCGCCGGCGCGGACGTCGAAACCGAAGTTCCGCATCCAGGCCGCCAACGAGTTGATCGCCAACGAACCGCCGCCACGGGACTCCCTCGTTCTGCAGCGGTTCGCCACCACCCGGCTGGGCAAGGACGTGTTCGACCTGCACCGGGTGCGGCTCGAGATGGGCGACACCGTGGTGCTGGACCAGGTCGACTGGTCGATCGGCCCCGGCGCGCGGATCGGGCTGGTCGGCGTCAACGGCACCGGCAAGACGTCGGTGCTGCGACTGCTGGCAGGTGAGCTAGCGCCGACGGCGGGCACGATCAAGCGGGGCGCGACGCTGCGGATCGGTTACCTCAGCCAGGCCCTGGCCGAACTCGACGGCGCCGACCGGGTGCTGGACGCGGTCGAGGACCGGCGAAGGATCACCCAACTGGCCGGCGGCGGCGAGATCAGCGCTGACACGTTGCTGCGTGACTTCGGGTTCACGGGCGACAAGCTGATGACGCGGGTGTCGGAGCTCTCAGGTGGTGAACGGCGCAGGTTGCAGTTTCTGCGGCTGTTGCTCGACGAACCGAACGTGCTGCTGCTCGACGAGCCGACCAACGACCTCGATATCGACACGTTGACCGTCATCGAGGATTATCTCGACGGCTGGCCGGGCACGCTGATCGCCGTCACCCACGATCGCTACTTCCTCGAACGGGTCTCCGATGTCACCTACGCCCTGACCGGAGGTGGGCGCTGCGAGCTGTTGCCGGGCGGAATCGAGCAGTATCTGGCGGACCGCGCTTCGGCCGCGTCACCGGCACCTGCATCGACGGCGAGTGCAGCGACGGCGGGTTCGCAAGGCGAAACGGCGTCGGCGCGGGAGCGACGCACCGGCAAGGAGATGGCGCGCATCGAGGGGCAGCTGGAAAAACTGGAGTCGCGAATCGCCGCGCTGCACGAGTCCATGGCCGAGGCCGCCGCGGACCACGTCCGGTTGGGTGAGCTCAACGCCGAGCTCCAAGAGCTGTTGAACCGCAAGGAATCTCTCGAAGAAGCGTGGCTGGCCGCTGCAGACGGCTGA
- a CDS encoding alpha/beta hydrolase fold protein, translated as MTERVEFRSGATTLVGHLYNGGPDEPRPCVVLCQGFGGTQDTPALTANATGFAAAGYVALTFDYRNFGESQGEPRQLVDIGGQLDDIAAAVTFARGRSGIDPDRIVLWGSSLGGGHVVTAAARDPRIAAAIAQIPFNGFPKKVEGRSTAATLRLLWAMATDTVRGALGASPTYIKAVGQPGEPAVMATSEAHQTIEGMQSATWRNEVAPRALFAMMRYKPGDHAPRVRAPVLVCIGKRDKETQEVDAARLAELAPRGELTSYDLAHFDFYRDDVRQRVIADQIAFLRRVLA; from the coding sequence ATGACCGAACGCGTCGAATTCCGCTCCGGTGCGACGACTCTGGTCGGCCACCTCTACAACGGCGGCCCCGACGAACCCCGGCCGTGTGTGGTGCTGTGCCAGGGCTTCGGCGGCACGCAGGACACCCCGGCGTTGACGGCGAACGCGACGGGTTTCGCCGCCGCCGGTTACGTGGCCCTCACCTTTGACTACCGCAACTTCGGTGAAAGCCAGGGTGAGCCAAGGCAGTTGGTGGACATCGGCGGTCAACTCGACGACATCGCCGCAGCGGTCACGTTCGCTCGCGGCCGCAGCGGTATCGACCCTGACCGCATCGTGTTGTGGGGCAGCTCGCTCGGTGGTGGCCATGTGGTCACGGCGGCGGCTCGCGACCCACGGATCGCGGCTGCGATCGCCCAGATCCCGTTCAACGGATTCCCCAAGAAGGTCGAGGGGCGGTCGACGGCGGCCACTCTGCGGCTGCTGTGGGCGATGGCCACCGACACCGTGCGCGGCGCTCTGGGTGCATCGCCCACTTACATCAAAGCGGTGGGACAACCGGGTGAGCCCGCGGTCATGGCCACTTCCGAGGCGCACCAGACCATCGAGGGCATGCAGAGCGCGACCTGGCGCAACGAGGTCGCACCGCGAGCGCTGTTCGCGATGATGCGCTACAAGCCCGGCGACCATGCACCACGCGTGCGTGCGCCCGTGTTGGTGTGCATCGGCAAGCGGGACAAGGAAACTCAAGAGGTCGACGCGGCACGACTGGCTGAACTCGCGCCCCGAGGTGAGCTAACGAGCTACGACCTCGCCCATTTCGACTTCTACCGCGACGACGTGCGGCAGCGCGTGATCGCGGATCAGATCGCGTTCCTGCGCCGGGTCCTCGCTTAG
- the argH gene encoding argininosuccinate lyase: MSTNEGSLWGGRFADGPSDALAALSKSTHFDWVLAPYDIRASKAHAQVLHGAGLLTDDQRDGLLAGLDSLAADVADGSFEPLVTDEDVHGALERGLIDRVGAELGGRLRAGRSRNDQVATLFRMWLRDAIRRVADGALQVVDALATQAAAHPTAIMPGKTHLQSAQPVLLAHHLLAHAHPLLRDVDRLADFDKRAAVSPYGSGALAGSSLGLNPDAIAEDLGFDTAADNSIDATASRDFAAEAAFVFSMIGVDLSRLAEDIILWSTTEFGYVTLHDAWSTGSSIMPQKKNPDIAELARGKSGRLIGNLTGLLATLKAQPLAYNRDLQEDKEPVFDSVAQLELLLPAMAGLVATLRFDVDRMTELAPLGYTLATDVAEWLVRRGVPFRVAHEAAGAAVRAAEARGIGLEELEDAELAAIHPELTPQVREVLTVDGSVDSRDARGGTAPTQVARQLGAVRETADRLRLRLRR; encoded by the coding sequence ATGAGCACGAACGAAGGTTCGCTGTGGGGCGGACGGTTCGCCGACGGACCGTCCGACGCGCTCGCGGCCCTGTCGAAGTCGACCCACTTCGACTGGGTGCTCGCTCCTTACGACATCCGGGCGTCGAAGGCGCACGCGCAGGTGCTGCACGGCGCCGGGCTACTGACCGACGATCAGCGCGACGGGCTACTCGCGGGCCTCGACAGCCTGGCCGCCGACGTCGCCGACGGCAGCTTCGAACCCCTGGTCACGGACGAAGACGTGCACGGCGCCCTCGAGCGCGGCCTGATCGATCGGGTCGGCGCGGAACTTGGCGGCCGGTTGCGGGCGGGCCGGTCGCGAAACGACCAGGTGGCCACGCTGTTTCGGATGTGGCTGCGCGACGCGATCAGGCGCGTCGCCGACGGGGCTCTGCAGGTCGTCGACGCGTTGGCGACCCAGGCGGCCGCCCACCCGACCGCGATCATGCCGGGCAAGACGCATCTGCAGTCCGCACAACCCGTGCTCCTCGCGCATCACCTACTGGCGCATGCGCATCCGTTGCTGCGCGACGTCGACCGCCTGGCCGATTTCGACAAGCGGGCTGCGGTATCGCCCTACGGGTCCGGTGCGCTGGCCGGGTCGTCCCTGGGCTTGAACCCCGACGCGATCGCCGAGGATCTCGGCTTCGACACCGCCGCCGACAATTCGATCGATGCCACCGCGTCGCGCGACTTCGCCGCGGAGGCGGCATTCGTGTTTTCGATGATCGGCGTCGACCTGTCGCGGCTGGCCGAGGACATCATCTTATGGAGCACAACCGAATTCGGCTACGTCACCCTGCACGACGCCTGGTCGACCGGTAGCTCCATCATGCCGCAGAAGAAGAACCCCGACATCGCCGAACTCGCCCGCGGCAAGTCCGGCCGGTTGATCGGCAACCTCACCGGGCTGCTGGCGACGCTCAAAGCTCAACCGTTGGCCTACAACCGGGACCTGCAAGAGGACAAGGAACCGGTGTTCGACTCCGTCGCGCAGCTCGAACTCCTGCTGCCGGCCATGGCGGGGCTGGTGGCGACCTTGCGCTTCGACGTCGACCGGATGACCGAGCTCGCGCCGCTCGGCTATACCCTGGCCACCGACGTCGCCGAATGGCTTGTGCGCAGGGGAGTGCCGTTCCGGGTGGCGCATGAGGCGGCGGGTGCCGCGGTGCGCGCGGCCGAAGCGCGCGGCATCGGGCTGGAAGAACTCGAGGACGCCGAACTCGCCGCAATCCATCCCGAACTCACCCCGCAGGTGCGTGAGGTCCTGACCGTCGACGGATCGGTCGACTCCCGCGACGCCCGCGGCGGCACCGCACCGACGCAGGTCGCCCGGCAGCTCGGCGCCGTGCGCGAAACCGCCGACCGGCTGCGGCTACGGTTGAGGAGATGA
- the argG gene encoding argininosuccinate synthase yields MSERVILAYSGGLDTSVAISWIGKETGREVVAVAIDLGQGGEDMEVVRKRAIDCGAVEAVVVDAKDEFADEYCLPAIQSNALYMDRYPLVSALSRPLIVKHLVAAAREHGGGTVAHGCTGKGNDQVRFEVGFASLAPDLKVLAPVRDYAWTREKAIAFAEENAIPINVTKRSPFSIDQNVWGRAVETGFLEHLWNAPTKDVYDYTEDPTVNWSTPDEVIIGFERGVPVSIDGRPVTVLQAIEELNRRAGEQGVGRLDVVEDRLVGIKSREIYEAPGAMVLITAHTELEHVTLERELGRFKRHTDQKWGELVYDGLWYSPLKTALESFVAKTQEHVTGEIRLVLHGGHIAVNGRRSAESLYDFNLATYDEGDTFDQSAARGFVQIHGLSSSIAARRDLDT; encoded by the coding sequence ATGTCCGAACGCGTCATCCTGGCCTATTCCGGTGGCCTGGACACCTCGGTGGCGATCAGCTGGATCGGCAAGGAGACCGGGCGCGAGGTCGTCGCTGTGGCGATCGATCTCGGCCAGGGCGGCGAGGACATGGAGGTGGTGCGCAAGCGCGCCATCGACTGCGGCGCCGTGGAGGCCGTCGTCGTCGACGCCAAAGACGAGTTCGCCGACGAGTACTGCCTGCCCGCGATCCAGTCGAACGCGCTGTATATGGACCGCTATCCACTGGTTTCGGCGTTGAGCCGACCGCTGATCGTCAAGCATCTCGTGGCCGCGGCCCGGGAGCACGGCGGCGGCACTGTCGCGCACGGCTGCACCGGCAAGGGCAACGACCAGGTCCGCTTCGAAGTCGGATTCGCTTCGCTGGCACCGGATCTCAAGGTGCTGGCGCCGGTGCGTGACTACGCGTGGACGCGGGAGAAGGCGATCGCGTTCGCCGAGGAGAATGCGATCCCGATCAACGTCACCAAGCGTTCGCCGTTCTCGATCGATCAGAACGTCTGGGGTCGCGCCGTGGAGACCGGCTTTCTCGAGCATCTGTGGAACGCCCCGACCAAGGACGTCTACGACTACACCGAGGATCCGACGGTCAACTGGAGCACACCCGACGAGGTGATCATCGGTTTCGAGCGTGGCGTGCCGGTGTCGATCGACGGGCGCCCGGTGACGGTGCTGCAGGCGATCGAGGAGTTGAACCGCCGGGCCGGCGAACAGGGTGTCGGCAGGCTTGATGTGGTCGAGGACCGGCTGGTCGGCATCAAGAGCCGCGAGATCTACGAGGCGCCGGGCGCGATGGTGTTGATCACCGCGCACACCGAACTCGAACACGTCACGCTGGAGCGCGAACTCGGCCGCTTCAAGCGCCACACCGACCAGAAGTGGGGCGAGCTGGTCTACGACGGGCTCTGGTACTCGCCGCTGAAGACCGCGCTAGAGTCCTTCGTCGCCAAGACCCAGGAGCACGTGACCGGAGAGATCCGGCTGGTGTTGCACGGCGGACACATCGCGGTGAACGGCCGTCGCAGCGCCGAGTCGCTCTACGACTTCAACCTCGCCACCTACGACGAGGGCGATACGTTCGACCAGTCGGCGGCCCGCGGTTTCGTGCAGATCCACGGTCTGTCGTCCAGCATCGCCGCCCGCCGGGACCTCGACACGTGA